One Helicobacter cetorum MIT 00-7128 DNA window includes the following coding sequences:
- a CDS encoding DUF262 domain-containing protein yields the protein MAKDIVDTKFTPLCGLFGRKEDLYQVPNYQRPYNWGLEELEALIDDLSGAFVHRGSERYFCGSLVLYKKDTDDRYDIIDGQQRLTTFVLLACVLEKLCESKIITLSEATLNKYIKESIYSAWGKETLTLATLDDKIIQFKVGVVKELDFTNVATQKNKLNNKYLENAHHLKDLLESVCQSHDFDNKKLNGFIDFIYEKVVFSLVICDNLESAIKVFTTLNARGMPLSFTDIVKAELMGKSKEDKDKRGFQMAWDRLGESLKKFNKKEAKDSSGAFELFLTTYLYYLKGSKPEVALSKGLLQEWLDKNGNLQKSILIIMRELEDFAVSYKEILENEKDVHIALLKHLKHKVYYRSILCTAHCVKYEHIESLKRLLVQYYYQNLLKGRRADAIRETSFAIIKDVKEKKTLEEVKKKIRQNLGIQGDNAKEILELLKVSNFAKRPFSKYILLLIEYYRVDNPKFYPFNQVFLEHILPQNPSEGSQWLKDFSNEERERYTHSLGNLTLLAERKNNQAGNKDFKQKCDVYMNSNKKITSFAMTQDIVRKYQKWDKESIEKRFKELSQRVIEILKIPEDKKDLKEKSAIKKHVSLNLFGQEID from the coding sequence ATGGCAAAAGATATTGTTGATACAAAATTTACTCCTCTTTGTGGACTTTTTGGTAGAAAAGAGGATTTATATCAAGTTCCTAATTATCAACGCCCTTATAATTGGGGGTTAGAGGAATTAGAAGCCTTAATAGATGATTTAAGTGGGGCATTTGTTCATAGGGGAAGTGAGAGGTATTTTTGTGGTTCTTTAGTGCTGTATAAAAAAGATACCGATGATAGATATGATATTATAGATGGACAACAGCGTTTAACTACTTTTGTTCTTTTGGCGTGTGTGTTAGAAAAGCTTTGTGAGAGTAAAATCATAACTTTATCTGAGGCTACTTTAAATAAGTATATTAAGGAGAGTATTTATAGTGCTTGGGGTAAAGAAACGCTTACCTTGGCTACCCTTGATGATAAAATCATTCAGTTTAAAGTTGGTGTGGTTAAGGAACTGGATTTTACTAATGTGGCAACACAAAAGAATAAGCTTAACAACAAGTATTTAGAGAATGCGCACCACCTTAAGGACTTATTGGAAAGCGTATGTCAATCACATGATTTTGACAATAAAAAACTTAATGGTTTTATAGATTTTATTTATGAAAAAGTAGTATTTAGTCTTGTAATTTGTGATAATTTAGAGAGTGCGATTAAAGTTTTTACAACTTTGAATGCTAGGGGCATGCCTTTGAGTTTTACAGATATTGTGAAGGCAGAACTTATGGGGAAAAGCAAAGAAGATAAGGACAAGAGAGGTTTTCAAATGGCTTGGGATAGACTTGGGGAATCTCTGAAAAAATTTAATAAAAAAGAAGCAAAGGATAGTTCTGGGGCTTTTGAGCTTTTTCTGACTACTTATCTTTATTATCTTAAGGGGAGTAAACCCGAAGTAGCTTTGAGCAAGGGGCTTTTGCAAGAATGGCTAGATAAAAATGGAAATCTACAAAAAAGCATTTTAATAATTATGAGAGAGCTTGAAGACTTTGCTGTTTCGTATAAAGAAATATTGGAGAATGAGAAAGATGTCCACATAGCCCTTTTAAAACACTTAAAGCATAAGGTTTATTATAGGAGTATTTTATGTACCGCTCATTGTGTAAAATATGAGCATATAGAAAGTCTTAAAAGATTATTGGTACAATATTATTACCAGAATTTGCTTAAAGGCAGGAGAGCTGATGCGATTAGGGAGACTAGTTTTGCAATTATTAAGGATGTTAAAGAGAAAAAAACTTTAGAGGAAGTTAAGAAAAAAATTAGACAGAATTTAGGTATTCAAGGAGACAATGCAAAAGAAATTTTGGAGCTGTTGAAAGTTTCTAATTTTGCTAAAAGGCCATTTTCAAAATACATTTTACTTCTAATAGAATATTATCGTGTAGATAATCCTAAATTTTATCCATTTAATCAAGTATTCTTGGAACATATTTTGCCCCAAAATCCTAGCGAAGGTAGTCAGTGGCTTAAAGATTTTAGCAATGAAGAAAGGGAAAGATATACTCATTCTTTAGGTAATCTTACTCTTTTGGCAGAGCGCAAAAATAATCAAGCTGGGAATAAGGATTTTAAACAAAAATGTGATGTTTATATGAATAGCAACAAGAAAATAACAAGTTTTGCAATGACTCAAGATATAGTCAGGAAGTATCAAAAATGGGATAAAGAGAGTATAGAGAAGCGTTTCAAAGAGTTGAGCCAACGAGTGATAGAAATTTTAAAAATTCCAGAAGATAAAAAAGATTTAAAAGAGAAATCTGCTATAAAAAAGCATGTTAGCCTTAATTTGTTTGGACAAGAGATTGATTAG
- a CDS encoding IceA2 protein, translating into MAFVVKVVNGKVVEYENGFQRKTYGSNVVDADTDGHIVATVTRDGKIVEYENGFQRKTYGSNVVRVQISGGRVIATTANGKMVEYENGFQRRTY; encoded by the coding sequence ATGGCATTTGTGGTTAAGGTAGTTAATGGTAAAGTAGTGGAATATGAAAATGGTTTTCAGAGAAAAACATATGGTAGTAATGTTGTGGATGCAGATACTGATGGGCATATTGTTGCTACCGTCACTAGAGATGGTAAGATAGTGGAGTATGAAAATGGCTTTCAAAGAAAGACTTATGGTAGCAATGTTGTAAGGGTGCAAATTTCAGGCGGAAGAGTGATTGCAACTACAGCAAATGGCAAGATGGTGGAATATGAAAATGGGTTTCAAAGAAGAACTTACTAG